The proteins below are encoded in one region of Bombus terrestris chromosome 7, iyBomTerr1.2, whole genome shotgun sequence:
- the LOC100651008 gene encoding protein TSSC4, which yields MHTTGDFVLHGGSAEFANRQKLLFDKLSDAEQECSKNKMVTESTESTQDIDSESNYSQILRAGRKSQTRRFRGKESIFKRPEGPAPRAISRNIPDFHKNPHKWKKYSLDDVSNDDMTEESNTRAALSFLKELKARRSVEKIEESERKGADESDLVKRSQPKIMFKSKKQKISMAEVEFKKPESNTNETDNTPVIIENDDKPIFRSSKIIMPEYVVGQKKKKKNNREIHLVKIDRTKQLKLDHLQEPDEEEN from the coding sequence ATGCATACAACTGGAGATTTTGTTTTGCACGGTGGTAGTGCAGAATTTGCAAACAGACAAAAATTATTGTTTGATAAATTGTCAGATGCAGAACAAgaatgtagtaaaaataaaatggtCACTGAATCTACAGAATCTACACAGGATATTGACAGCGAATCAAACTATTCTCAAATCCTGAGAGCTGGCCGTAAAAGTCAAACAAGAAGATTTCGTGGTAAAGAGAGTATCTTTAAACGGCCAGAAGGCCCAGCACCACGTGCTATCAGTAGAAACATACCAGACTTTCACAAAAATCCTCATAAGTGGAAGAAATACAGTCTGGATGATGTGTCCAATGATGATATGACTGAGGAAAGTAATACAAGGGCTGcattatcatttttaaaagaattgaaGGCAAGAAGATCAgtggaaaaaatagaagaatcaGAGAGAAAGGGTGCAGATGAATCTGATTTGGTTAAGAGGAGTCAACCCAAAATAATGTTTAAAtccaaaaaacaaaaaatatcaaTGGCAGAAGTTGAATTTAAGAAACCTGAAAGTAACACAAATGAAACAGACAATACACCAGTTATCATTGAAAATGACGATAAGCCAATCTTTAGGAGCAGTAAAATTATTATGCCAGAATATGTTGTTGgccaaaaaaagaagaaaaagaataatagaGAAATACATCTTGTGAAAATAGATAGAACAAAACAACTTAAATTAGATCATTTACAAGAACCTGATGAAGAggaaaattga
- the LOC100650813 gene encoding BTB/POZ domain-containing protein 6-B isoform X3, which yields MTVVCNDDDSSRCARTESERTRQKIQEGVRTRIYSRIIILPVIAWDSLKEHTILRNSTEDMAQVPLIGTEENGSTESSIRNMVILEVGRPGDTWTYCVGRQRLAEKSQCFRAMLLGPLAPTPSDPPPVLRLQHVDKRAFDHLLRYLLDETINFHTVTMAKSTLHAAHQYLCPGLIRLIVEFLERNLTPISALEIYEGLALYANHISWDPNWSSNSPTAPPAPGDDAAEIAAVCTRLLLACLDVIDSNPETVFCQEYFQELSSTEVKELVSRDTLRLTKESILFEALDRWAMFECRRNGVKPTASNKRAALSDDVWYSVRYLLMTDREFIEGPMASGIFFSEESAYIVARILGHTVKHEEEKLRNSVTGTLPKLISTPRMGTRMCEDQSYKISKPGKKECQDNRKNRRKECANQGQKTCARIGNCLVRVLACIFD from the exons ATGACAGTCGTATGCAACGATG ACGACAGCTCACGATGCGCTCGCACCGAGTCTGAAAGGACACGACAAAAGATTCAGGAGGGTGTTAGGACTCGAATCTACTCCAGGATCATAATCCTACCCGTAATCGCCTGGGATTCGTTGAAAGAACATACGATCCTTCGAAACTCGACGGAAGACATGGCTCAAGTTCCTCTTATCGGGACCGAGGAAAACGGATCGACGGAATCTTCGATTCGTAACATGGTGATTCTTGag GTTGGTCGACCCGGAGACACGTGGACATACTGCGTAGGAAGGCAACGACTTGCCGAGAAGTCGCAATGTTTCCGTGCTATGCTCCTCGGTCCTTTAGCACCTACACCAAGCGACCCTCCACCTGTGTTGAGATTACAACACGTGGACAAAAGGGCTTTCGATCATTTACTCAG ATATCTTCTCGACGAGACGATCAATTTCCATACTGTGACTATGGCTAAATCAACACTTCATGCGGCTCATCAGTATCTTTGTCCAGGATTAATACGATTGATCGTTGAGTTTCTCGAAAGGAACCTAACCCCGATTTCCGCGCTTGAGATCTACGAAGGCCTCGCTCTTTACGCGAACCACATAAGCTGGGATCCCAACTGGTCATCCAACTCACCTACAGCTCCTCCGGCTCCCGGCGATGATGCTGCTGAAATAG CCGCAGTCTGTACGCGACTTCTTCTCGCTTGTTTGGACGTGATCGACTCGAATCCGGAGACGGTTTTCTGCCAGGAATACTTCCAAGAGTTGAGCTCTACTGAAGTGAAAGAATTGGTGTCTCGAGACACCCTGAGGTTGACTAAAGAATCGATACTGTTCGAAGCTTTAGACAGATGGGCCATGTTCGAGTGTAGAAGAAACGGAGTCAAACCAACCGCTAGCAATAAGAGAGCCGCGCTCTCGGACGATGTTTGGTACAGCGTTCGATATCTTCTTATGACTGACAGAGAGTTCATCGAGGGCCCTATGGCGAGCGGTATCTTTTTTAGCGAAGAGTCGGCTTATATCGTTGCCAGGATTTTGGGACATACGGTAAAACACGAGGAAGAGAAG CTCCGAAATTCCGTAACTGGAACATTACCTAAGCTGATCAGTACTCCAAGGATGGGTACGAGAATGTGCGAGGACCaaagttacaaaatatcgaAACCAGGGAAGAAAGAATGCCAAGACAATCGGAAGAACAGGAGAAAGGAATGTGCAAATCAGGGACAGAAGACCTGTGCGAGAATCGGTAATTGTCTCGTACGAGTTCTCGCCTGTATTTTCGACTGA
- the LOC100651130 gene encoding N-alpha-acetyltransferase 11, translating to MSINIRCATTDDLLNIQHCNLQCLPENYQMKYYLYHALSWPQLSYVAEDEKGRIVGYVLAKMEEDCEDNPHGHITSLAVKRSHRRLGIAQKLMNQASRAMVECFGAKYVSLHVRRSNRAALNLYTSSLQFEVSEVEPKYYADGEDAYAMKRDLSSFYLEKNATKEKTNKDGNTHIHTGRCCDRS from the coding sequence atgtCTATAAATATACGCTGTGCTACGACAgatgatttattaaatatacagcATTGCAATTTACAATGCTTGCCAGAAAAttatcaaatgaaatattacttATACCATGCTCTTTCATGGCCACAGTTGAGTTATGTGGCAGAAGATGAAAAAGGCAGGATAGTAGGCTATGTCCTTGCTAAAATGGAAGAAGATTGCGAAGATAATCCACATGGACACATTACTAGTTTGGCAGTAAAAAGGTCACATAGAAGACTTGGTATTGCACAGAAGCTTATGAATCAAGCTTCCAGGGCAATGGTTGAATGTTTTGGAGCAAAATATGTTTCTCTACATGTTCGTAGAAGTAATCGGGCAGCTTTGAATTTATACACAAGCAGTTTGCAATTTGAAGTATCAGAAGTTGAACCAAAATATTATGCTGACGGAGAAGATGCTTATGCTATGAAACGCGATCTTAGTAGCTTTTATTTGGAAAAGAATGcaacaaaagaaaaaacaaacaaaGATGGTAATACGCACATACATACTGGCAGATGCTGTGATCGTTCATAG